From one Streptomyces mobaraensis genomic stretch:
- a CDS encoding GTP-binding protein: MDSANSEGGRYLPPTVRTSVKIVIAGPLGVGKTTLIGSLSEIPPLRTEETMTQAGQGVDDVLPGKATTTVAMDFGRITLNRRRVLYLFGTPGQPRFFPLWRHLTHGALGALALIDTRRLEASFDVLGHLEDLGVPFAVAANAFPDAPVYPAEELREALDLLPDTPVMLCDARDRASSARALVTLVDHLYTAAAAASLEAPAS, translated from the coding sequence ATGGACTCCGCCAACTCTGAGGGCGGCCGCTACCTTCCCCCGACCGTGCGCACGTCCGTAAAGATCGTGATCGCCGGCCCGCTGGGCGTCGGCAAGACGACGCTCATCGGCTCGCTCAGCGAGATCCCGCCGCTGCGCACCGAGGAGACCATGACGCAGGCGGGGCAGGGCGTGGACGACGTGCTGCCGGGCAAGGCCACCACCACCGTGGCCATGGACTTCGGGCGGATCACCCTCAACCGGCGGCGTGTCCTCTACCTCTTCGGCACCCCCGGTCAGCCGCGCTTCTTCCCGCTGTGGCGGCATCTGACGCACGGCGCGCTCGGTGCGCTGGCGCTGATCGACACGCGCCGGCTGGAGGCGAGTTTCGACGTGCTCGGGCACCTGGAGGACCTGGGCGTCCCGTTCGCCGTCGCCGCCAACGCGTTCCCGGACGCGCCGGTGTACCCGGCGGAGGAGCTGCGGGAGGCGCTGGACCTGCTCCCGGACACCCCGGTGATGCTCTGCGACGCCCGCGACCGGGCGTCGAGCGCGCGGGCGCTGGTCACGCTCGTCGACCATCTGTACACGGCCGCGGCCGCCGCGTCGCTGGAGGCACCGGCGTCATGA
- a CDS encoding DUF742 domain-containing protein — translation MSGATGAGPVRPYVITGGRVAPSRDSLALETLVVAAETAAETAGATGADATGVAASAGEHTPDLGPECAEILDLCVRLLSVAEVAAHLRQPVAVIKVLLADLLDAGLVVARPPVTAADRHDPALLKEVLDGLRQL, via the coding sequence GTGAGCGGCGCGACCGGCGCGGGGCCGGTACGCCCCTATGTGATCACCGGTGGCCGGGTGGCCCCTTCCCGGGACAGCCTCGCGCTGGAGACCCTGGTGGTGGCCGCCGAAACAGCCGCCGAAACAGCCGGCGCAACCGGCGCCGACGCCACCGGCGTCGCCGCGTCCGCCGGTGAGCACACGCCCGACCTCGGCCCGGAGTGCGCCGAGATCCTGGACCTCTGCGTCCGGCTGCTGTCCGTGGCGGAGGTCGCCGCCCATCTGCGCCAGCCGGTCGCGGTGATCAAGGTGCTGCTCGCCGACCTGCTCGACGCCGGCCTGGTCGTCGCCCGTCCCCCGGTCACGGCCGCCGACCGGCACGATCCCGCCCTGCTGAAAGAGGTACTCGATGGACTCCGCCAACTCTGA
- a CDS encoding roadblock/LC7 domain-containing protein, which translates to MSTNGNLEWLLADILRVPAVRHALVVSRDGLRLAGSPDISTDDADRLSAICSGLLSLGHEAAAQLAGDGSAPRQVMVEFDGGFLFLVAAGPGASLAVATAADVDAGLVAREMQHMVVRIGQHLSSPPRARTATP; encoded by the coding sequence TTGAGTACGAACGGGAATCTGGAGTGGCTGCTCGCCGACATCCTGCGGGTGCCCGCGGTGCGGCACGCGCTCGTGGTGTCCCGCGACGGGCTGCGGCTGGCCGGTTCGCCCGACATATCCACCGATGACGCCGACCGTCTGTCGGCGATCTGCTCCGGCCTGCTCTCGCTCGGCCACGAGGCCGCGGCACAGCTCGCGGGCGACGGGAGCGCGCCGCGTCAGGTGATGGTGGAGTTCGACGGCGGTTTCCTGTTCCTGGTGGCCGCCGGGCCGGGCGCCTCGCTGGCCGTGGCCACGGCGGCGGACGTGGACGCCGGGCTGGTCGCGCGGGAGATGCAGCACATGGTGGTGCGCATAGGGCAGCACCTCAGCAGCCCGCCCCGCGCCCGTACCGCCACTCCGTGA
- a CDS encoding ATP-binding protein, with product MMPITEAVSLGLAAGTATAAVIATPLLIRARRLTARLREELAAATEYGSRLGDRQRAWAEELERLVGVRLPAVLEGVPESDVPKPLYAVPDGDPEAGAIAARHEELLSRTAAAIRARKDIEESGRAAFLVMADRIQVMALAQQQGLDVLEQSAEDPVLMAGLMRADHAAAQLARQAQTMKVLCGAWPGRQWPDAVSLLDVVRGAQSRILEYQRVRVQGARDAAVEPRAVEALIHAVAELLDNATRYSPPTVTVLVGIRPVHSGAVIEIDDGGLGMTEQALAEAEVRLGGGAAAQGRGLGAKPQLGLAAVGMLARRYGFSVKLDSPSAYGGVRAVVLVPSALLSQGPTTPATPAPPRAPGLREQAELEQAERRRARTAAGAAAVADAGVPSALAAPTAPAAGAGRPGSPGTPDAPAAPAAPGGGAPTWDVRREHARPEPMPRQDGFDDEAGVRDGYETGVRDGHAAHAVGGPGTDGVAGHGTGPRRPEVPGSDASEPAGITPGGLPRRRSRRAAGPGQGAESRGAAPRRSVPRRSAAPAAATRGPEPVRSPQQAAAFMSSLQAGTRLGREEAAGTAAGSARTPASVPATAPPAEPAARAAAETSVEMPAQVPPTAPAAASPQAGGGGEAEAAVAARTPQATMAAEATGPVGPSDTAAAEGAAVGAGAAVRARAVERAGFVPSADSRGAGSGAGSETSARPSGSGSRSGSGSGSGSGSGEPPVRVGPPGHVGPAEDAELPDHDGSSPHVGASEPVRAERSGGSTGTAGPAEAAAPAERPRPTDPAGIAEAGAEAEAEAKADAKAEAEADPKAEAEAAEPARPRVPNDSERESR from the coding sequence ATGATGCCGATAACGGAGGCCGTGTCCCTGGGCCTGGCCGCGGGCACGGCCACCGCCGCTGTGATCGCCACGCCGCTGCTGATCCGCGCCCGGCGCCTGACCGCGCGGCTGCGCGAGGAACTGGCGGCCGCCACGGAGTACGGGTCCCGGCTGGGCGACCGGCAGCGCGCCTGGGCGGAGGAGCTGGAGCGGCTCGTCGGCGTCCGGCTGCCCGCGGTCCTGGAGGGCGTCCCGGAGTCCGACGTTCCGAAGCCGCTGTACGCCGTTCCCGACGGCGATCCGGAGGCCGGGGCGATCGCCGCCCGCCATGAGGAGCTGCTGTCGCGGACGGCGGCGGCCATCCGGGCGCGGAAGGACATCGAGGAGTCCGGGCGCGCCGCGTTCCTGGTCATGGCCGACCGCATCCAGGTGATGGCCCTCGCCCAGCAGCAGGGCCTCGACGTGCTGGAACAGAGCGCCGAGGACCCGGTGCTGATGGCCGGTCTGATGCGCGCCGACCACGCGGCGGCGCAGCTCGCCCGGCAGGCGCAGACGATGAAGGTGCTGTGCGGCGCGTGGCCCGGACGGCAGTGGCCCGACGCGGTCTCCCTGCTGGACGTGGTGCGCGGCGCGCAGTCGCGGATCCTGGAGTACCAGCGGGTCCGCGTCCAGGGCGCGCGGGACGCCGCCGTCGAGCCGCGCGCGGTCGAGGCGCTGATCCACGCGGTCGCCGAGCTGCTCGACAACGCCACCCGCTACTCGCCGCCGACCGTGACCGTGCTGGTGGGCATCCGCCCGGTGCACAGCGGCGCCGTGATCGAAATCGACGACGGCGGGCTCGGGATGACCGAACAGGCCCTCGCCGAGGCCGAGGTGCGGCTCGGCGGCGGCGCGGCGGCCCAGGGGCGCGGCCTGGGCGCGAAGCCGCAGCTCGGCCTGGCCGCCGTGGGCATGCTGGCCCGGCGGTACGGCTTCTCGGTGAAGCTGGACTCGCCGTCGGCGTACGGGGGCGTCCGGGCCGTCGTCCTCGTCCCGTCCGCCCTGCTCAGCCAGGGGCCGACGACCCCGGCCACCCCCGCGCCCCCGCGCGCGCCGGGGCTGCGGGAACAGGCGGAGCTTGAGCAAGCGGAACGGCGGCGGGCGCGGACGGCCGCGGGAGCGGCCGCCGTGGCGGACGCGGGCGTTCCGTCGGCACTGGCGGCACCGACGGCACCGGCGGCCGGGGCGGGCAGGCCGGGCAGCCCGGGCACGCCGGACGCACCAGCAGCGCCGGCAGCACCGGGCGGCGGCGCGCCGACGTGGGACGTGCGGCGGGAGCATGCGCGGCCGGAGCCGATGCCACGTCAGGATGGTTTCGACGACGAGGCCGGGGTGCGGGACGGGTACGAGACCGGGGTACGCGACGGGCACGCCGCGCACGCCGTCGGCGGCCCGGGGACGGACGGTGTCGCCGGGCACGGTACGGGCCCGCGCCGCCCCGAAGTCCCGGGCTCCGACGCCTCGGAGCCCGCCGGTATCACCCCCGGCGGTCTTCCGCGCCGGCGCAGCCGCCGGGCGGCGGGCCCTGGCCAGGGGGCGGAGTCTCGGGGGGCGGCACCTCGGAGGTCGGTGCCTCGGAGGTCGGCGGCTCCGGCGGCAGCGACGCGGGGCCCGGAGCCCGTCCGGTCGCCGCAGCAGGCCGCGGCCTTCATGAGCAGCCTGCAAGCCGGGACTCGGCTGGGGCGCGAGGAGGCGGCGGGGACGGCAGCCGGAAGTGCCCGTACGCCGGCAAGCGTGCCGGCGACGGCTCCCCCGGCGGAACCGGCGGCGAGGGCGGCAGCCGAGACGTCCGTCGAGATGCCCGCACAGGTGCCTCCGACGGCGCCCGCCGCGGCATCGCCGCAGGCGGGTGGCGGTGGAGAAGCGGAGGCGGCGGTGGCCGCCCGGACGCCACAAGCCACAATGGCGGCGGAGGCCACCGGTCCGGTCGGCCCCTCGGACACTGCCGCAGCGGAAGGAGCTGCCGTGGGAGCGGGAGCCGCCGTACGTGCGAGAGCCGTCGAGCGGGCGGGTTTCGTCCCGTCAGCAGACAGTCGCGGCGCGGGCAGTGGCGCCGGGTCGGAGACTTCGGCCCGGCCGTCGGGGTCGGGATCACGATCGGGATCGGGATCGGGATCGGGATCGGGATCGGGTGAACCGCCGGTTCGCGTCGGGCCGCCGGGCCACGTCGGGCCGGCGGAGGATGCCGAGCTGCCGGATCACGACGGCTCGTCGCCTCACGTCGGCGCGTCGGAACCCGTCCGGGCGGAACGCTCCGGCGGATCGACGGGTACGGCCGGCCCGGCGGAAGCAGCGGCTCCTGCGGAGCGGCCGCGTCCGACGGACCCGGCCGGCATCGCGGAAGCGGGAGCGGAAGCAGAAGCAGAAGCGAAAGCGGACGCAAAAGCGGAAGCGGAAGCGGATCCGAAGGCGGAAGCGGAAGCGGCAGAGCCGGCGCGGCCCCGTGTGCCGAACGACAGCGAAAGGGAATCGCGTTGA
- a CDS encoding polysaccharide deacetylase family protein — MPTREREVALTFDCGGGDQGVDEVLGVLGAWGVAATFFMTGRFASAHGDAARRIARAYPVGNHSMTHPAFPGLTREQRVEEVRSAAATVERAVGRPPVRLFRFPYGEVNRECVADVNAEGYTCVRWTVDTLGWKGAGGGITTERVVERVLGALVPGAIVLMHVGRTSSADPSTVDATALPALLKAISDRGYGFLSLDRLLDGRV; from the coding sequence GTGCCCACCCGGGAGCGGGAGGTCGCCCTCACCTTCGACTGTGGAGGTGGGGACCAAGGTGTCGATGAGGTGCTGGGGGTGCTGGGGGCCTGGGGAGTCGCCGCCACGTTCTTCATGACCGGGCGGTTCGCCTCCGCTCATGGCGACGCCGCGCGCCGGATCGCCCGCGCGTACCCCGTCGGCAACCACTCCATGACCCACCCCGCCTTCCCGGGCCTCACCCGGGAGCAGCGGGTGGAGGAGGTGCGGTCGGCCGCGGCGACCGTGGAACGGGCGGTCGGGCGGCCGCCGGTGCGACTGTTCCGCTTCCCCTACGGGGAGGTGAACCGGGAGTGCGTCGCCGATGTGAACGCCGAGGGGTACACCTGCGTCCGCTGGACCGTCGACACCTTGGGGTGGAAGGGCGCCGGCGGAGGCATCACGACAGAGCGGGTCGTCGAGCGGGTGCTCGGCGCCCTGGTCCCCGGCGCCATCGTGCTGATGCACGTCGGACGGACCAGTTCCGCCGATCCGTCCACCGTGGACGCGACGGCGCTGCCTGCGCTCCTCAAGGCCATCAGCGATCGGGGGTACGGGTTTCTCTCACTCGACAGGTTGCTTGATGGCCGGGTGTGA